The Sinorhizobium alkalisoli genomic interval GTCTTGAACCACCTTTTACGTATTTGGAATCATAGTCGTAGAAGGCATGGCCCTGGGGAATGATTTCGGTGACGCCGAGAGCCATGTCACCCATCACGCCGCAGGTGAGTTCGCGCCCGGCGACATAGCGCTCGACCATGACCCGGTCGCCGTAGCGCCACTCGCTCGACGTGATGACCTGCGGCGGATGCGACTGATCCTCCTTGACGATGACGACGCCGAAGCTCGAGCCTTCGCACACCGGCTTGACCACATAGGGCGGCTTCATCGGATGTTTGCTGTCGAAAGCATGGCGATCCATCACCAAGGCTTCGGCGACCGGTATGCCGGCAGCCTTGGCGACATGTTTTGCCTGCGCCTTGTCCATGGCGAGCGCGGAGGCAAGCACGCCGGAATGCGTATAGGGAATTTCCAGATATTCCAGGATGCCCTGGATCGTCCCGTCCTCGCCGAAGGGGCCGTGGAGCGCGTTGAAGACGACATCAGGACGCAGTTCCGCCAGTACCGCCGCAACATCGCGCCCGACATCCACGCGCGTGACGCGATAACCCTCGGCTTCCAGAGCATCCGCGCAAGCTGCCCCGGAGGACAGGCTCACCGGCCGCTCCGAGGAAAATCCACCCATCAGGACAGCAACGTGCTTGCCGCTCATTCAAACCCCCAAACAATACGCCACTATCGCGAAGCTTGCTTGCGCCTGGCTGATTCAGCCCTTGAGTCGCGAGATCGCCGCGTAGGGCCACTACAACGACATTATGGTTAATGAACCGTTTACTTTGGTTAACTCTTGTTGTGGTGCCACTGCGCTTCCGCCGGGCAGAATCAACCAATAACAGCCGTCACGGCTGAATCGGGACTTTTAAAGGCGGAGGCGGGAAATGCCGCGCGGGGCCGGATCCATCGGCGCGCCGGCGGATATGCGGATGGGCCGCAGCGGTTTCCGCCGCGGGCCGTTTTCATCTCAACAGGTCGCCGCCTCAGGCGACGGCGCGGCCGAGAAATTCCTTGATCTCGTGGCCCGGCATGAAATTGCCGACGCGCTTGATCTCCCATTCGAGCTTCACGCCGGAATGCTCCATCACGCGGGCGCGTACGGTCTCACCGAGATATTCGAGTTCGTAGCCGCTCGCCTGGCCGGTGTTGATCATGAAGTTGCAATGGAGCGGCGACATCTGGGCGTTGCCGACCATCAGCCCCCGACAGCCGGCTTCGTCGATCAGCTTCCAGGCGGAATGCCCCTCCGGATTCTTGAAGGTCGAACCGCCGGTCTTTTCCCGGATCGGCTGTACCGTCTCGCGGTGCTGGCGTACCGCGTCCATGTCGATGCGGATCTTCGCCTTGTCCTCCTGATAGCCTTCGAAGACCGCATGCGTGAAGATCAGATCCTTGGCCGCGTCGGAGTGGCGATAGGAATATCCCATGTCCGCATTGGTAAGCACATGCCTGTTGCCCTGGCGGTCGACCGCATGGACCTCGACCAGCCGCTCGCTCGTTTCGCCGCCATTGGCGCCAGCATTCATGCGCAGCGCGCCGCCGATCGACCCGGGAATGCCGTAGTAGAAGTAGAAGCCGCCGATGCCGTGGTCGAGCGCCATGGCGGCGATGTTCTTGTCCGGGCAGATCGCGCCGGCCTTGATACGGTTTTCGCCGACCATTTCGAGATCGCCGAAGCCCTTTGCCGAAAGCCGGATGACAACGCCAGGAATGCCGCCGTCACGCACGAGCAGGTTCGAGCCGACGCCGATCACCATCACCGGCACATCTCTCGGCACGAGCTTCAGGAAGGCGATGAGATCGTCCGTGTCGTGCGGCTGGAACATGAGTTCGGCAAGGCCGCCCGCGCGAAAC includes:
- a CDS encoding D-alanine--D-alanine ligase, whose protein sequence is MSGKHVAVLMGGFSSERPVSLSSGAACADALEAEGYRVTRVDVGRDVAAVLAELRPDVVFNALHGPFGEDGTIQGILEYLEIPYTHSGVLASALAMDKAQAKHVAKAAGIPVAEALVMDRHAFDSKHPMKPPYVVKPVCEGSSFGVVIVKEDQSHPPQVITSSEWRYGDRVMVERYVAGRELTCGVMGDMALGVTEIIPQGHAFYDYDSKYVKGGSRHVIPAEISPNIYQKIQTLALKAHEAIGCRGVSRSDFRFDDRGEGEGEVIWLEINTQPGMTPTSLVPEMAQHAGLRFGEFLRWMVEDASCLR
- the murB gene encoding UDP-N-acetylmuramate dehydrogenase → MKQVNGQKLLEALGSGVDAIRGRITPDAPMDRVTWFRAGGLAELMFQPHDTDDLIAFLKLVPRDVPVMVIGVGSNLLVRDGGIPGVVIRLSAKGFGDLEMVGENRIKAGAICPDKNIAAMALDHGIGGFYFYYGIPGSIGGALRMNAGANGGETSERLVEVHAVDRQGNRHVLTNADMGYSYRHSDAAKDLIFTHAVFEGYQEDKAKIRIDMDAVRQHRETVQPIREKTGGSTFKNPEGHSAWKLIDEAGCRGLMVGNAQMSPLHCNFMINTGQASGYELEYLGETVRARVMEHSGVKLEWEIKRVGNFMPGHEIKEFLGRAVA